A DNA window from Drosophila virilis strain 15010-1051.87 chromosome 4, Dvir_AGI_RSII-ME, whole genome shotgun sequence contains the following coding sequences:
- the LOC6629042 gene encoding mitochondrial pyruvate carrier 2 — translation MSKGKGPLSLLYNGIINAVDKVVPTGARPLWESPAGPKTVFFWAPLGKWALVLAGIGDLIRRPPQNVSLNQSGSLALTGLIWSRYSMVIIPKNYSLLSVNVVVFLIQSFLIAKHLKWRSENAKNVVFYHPHNFISLGDDWW, via the exons ATGTCGAAAGGAAAGGGACCTCTCTCATTACTATATAATGGTATAATCAATGCCGTTGATAAAGTCGTACCGACAGGCGCGCGCCCACTTTGGGAATCACCGGCAG GTCCAAAAACCGTGTTCTTCTGGGCACCTCTAGGCAAGTGG GCTCTAGTGCTTGCTGGAATCGGAGATCTTATAAGACGACCGCCCCAAAATGTATCCCTCAATCAGTCGGGCTCGCTCGCGCTCACCGGACTAATTTGGTCCCGTTATTCCATGGTGATCATACCCAAAAACTACAGCCTGTTGTCAGTAAATGTTGTGGTATTTTTAATACAGAgctttttaattgcaaaacatttaaaatggcGAAgcgaaaatgcaaaaaatgttgTCTTCTACCATCCGCACAATTTTATATCACTTGGTGACGACTGGTGGTAG
- the LOC6629040 gene encoding carbohydrate sulfotransferase 11 codes for MNQNVQIFGILLLYTFVRLLAAAAFEDGNNNNVKITKHSLELTQTINIQRQEFMQRQCELLEANRQTVDDLTELQMDHMIVDKEHKLLYCYVPKVACTNWKRVLMLLTGKWQNGTDPLQIPGSLAHSVGMFTKFYDLSEEERAQVLSEEYTRFILVRHPFERLLSAYRNKLEGGSPSARYFQSRVGRQIVRELRPGASNESLNQGNDVQFGEFVQYLLTPELSRTNQTDYNEHWEVIAKLCNPCVMKYNVVGKYDTLLDDSALALYLAGAKNLTFPTGHKPSSTRANLRNYFDPLPIGAIRHLYEIYEEDFRLFDYGMDDVLGFEFG; via the exons ATGAAtcaaaatgtacaaatttttGGCATTCTGCTGCTTTACACTTTTGTGCGGCTCTTGGCAGCTGCCGCTTTTGAggatggcaacaacaacaatgtcaaAATCACCAAACATAGCCTGGAACTCACGCAAACAATCAATATACAGCGTCAGGAGTTTATGCAGCGACAGTGTGAACTGCTGGAGGCCAACAGGCAAACTGTGGATGATCTTACCGAGCTGCAAATGGATCACATGATTGTGGATAAGGAGCACAAGCTGCTCTACTGCTATGTGCCCAAG GTGGCCTGCACAAACTGGAAACGGGTGCTGATGCTCTTGACGGGCAAGTGGCAGAATGGCACGGATCCGCTGCAGATACCTGGGTCGCTGGCGCATTCGGTGGGCATGTTCACCAAATTCTACGATCTGAGCGAGGAGGAGCGCGCCCAGGTGCTCAGCGAAGAGTACACACGCTTTATTCTGGTACGGCATCCATTTGAGCGGCTGCTCTCCGCGTATCGCAATAAGCTGGAGGGTGGTTCGCCCAGCGCACGCTACTTTCAGTCCCGTGTGGGTCGTCAGATTGTGCGGGAGCTGCGCCCCGGTGCTAGCAACGAGTCCCTTAATCAGGGCAACGATGTTCAGTTTGGCGAGTTCGTGCAGTATTTGCTGACGCCGGAGCTTAGTCGCACCAACCAAACGGACTACAATGAGCACTGGGAGGTTATTGCCAAACTGTGCAATCCCTGTGTCATGAAGTACAACGTTGTGG GCAAATACGACACCTTACTGGATGACTCCGCCTTGGCGCTGTATCTGGCGGGTGCCAAGAACTTGACATTCCCCACTGGCCACAAGCCGTCCAGCACGCGCGCCAATCTGCGAAATTACTTTGATCCACTGCCCATTGGCGCCATACGGCATCTGTACGAAATCTATGAGGAGGACTTTCGTCTGTTTGACTATGGCATGGATGATGTTTTAGGCTTTGAATTCGGCTGA
- the Syt1 gene encoding synaptotagmin 1 isoform X3, translating to MPPNAKSETEPEPAPVSSDEPAADLETANQKIEETTHHSKFRELEQQEQQAAESQRIAQVETTIAPKTTTEAEEAATTSVPVIKKIEHAGEVVTEAIAERTGLPTWGVVAIIILVFLVVFGIIFFCVRRFLKKRRTKDGKGKKGVDMKSVQLLGSAYKEKVQPDMEELTENAEEGDEEDKQSEQKLGRLNFKLEYDFNSNSLAVTVIQAEELPALDMGGTSDPYVKVYLLPDKKKKFETKVHRKTLSPVFNETFTFKSLPYADAMNKTLVFAIFDFDRFSKHDQIGEVKVPLCTIDLAQTIEEWRDLISVEGEGGQLGDICFSLRYVPTAGKLTVVILEAKNLKKMDVGGLSDPYVKIAIMQNGKRLKKKKTSIKKCTLNPYYNESFSFEVPFEQIQKICLVVTVVDYDRIGTSEPIGRCILGCMGTGTELRHWSDMLASPRRPIAQWHTLKDPEETDEILKNMK from the exons ATGCCGCCAAATGCAAAATCGGAAACGGAGCCAGAGCCGGCGCCTGTGTCGAGTGACGAGCCGGCGGCCGATTTGGAGACGGCCAATCAGAAGATAGAAGAAACGACACATCACTCCAAGTTTCGGGAACTggagcagcaggaacagcaggCAGCCGAGAGTCAAAGAATTGCACAAGTGGAAACAACAATagcaccaaaaacaacaacagaggcTGAGG AAGCTGCTACCACCTCCGTGCCGGTCATCAAAAAGATTGAGCATGCTGGCGAAGTGGTCACCGAGGCGATTGCTGAACGCACTGGTTTGCCCACATGGGGCGTGGTGGCGATTATAATACTCGTATTCCTCGTCGTCTttggtattatatttttctgtgTGCGCAGATTCCTCAAGAAGCGAAGAACCAAAGATGGTAAGGGTAAGAAGGGTGTCGATATGAAATCGGTACAATTATTGGGATCGGCATATAAAGAGAAA GTTCAGCCTGATATGGAGGAACTCACCGAAAATGCCGAAGAAGGCGACGAAGAGGACAAGCAGAGCGAACAGAAGCTGGGGCGACTTAACTTCAAG CTTGAATACGACTTCAATTCGAACAGCTTGGCCGTAACCGTTATACAGGCCGAGGAGTTGCCCGCCTTGGACATGGGCGGTACCTCAGATCCCTATGTGAAGGTATATCTGTTGCCcgataagaagaagaagttcGAGACAAAGGTGCACCGCAAAACGTTGAGTCCGGTCTTCAATGAAACATTCACCTTCAAG AGTTTACCCTATGCTGATGCCATGAATAAGACGCTCGTATTCGCCATATTTGACTTTGACCGCTTCTCGAAACACGACCAAATCGGCGAGGTGAAGGTGCCGCTGTGTACCATCGACTTGGCACAAACCATTGAGGAATGGCGTGATCTGATCAGCGTTGAGGGTGAAGGTGGACAG CTTGGTGACATTTGCTTCTCGCTGCGCTATGTGCCGACCGCTGGAAAGTTGACGGTTGTCATTCTCGAGGCCAAGAACTTGAAGAAAATGGACGTCGGTGGATTGTCTG aTCCATATGTGAAAATTGCAATCATGCAAAATGGCAAACGtttgaaaaagaagaagacaaGTATCAAAAAATGCACCCTCAACCCTTACTATAATGAGTCGTTCTCATTTGAAGTACCATTTGAACAAATACAA AAAATCTGTCTTGTTGTTACCGTTGTGGATTACGATCGTATTGGCACCTCTGAGCCCATTGGACGCTGTATACTTGGCTGCATGGGCACCGGCACCGAGTTGCGCCATTGGTCCGACATGCTGGCCTCCCCGCGTCGGCCCATAGCTCAATGGCATACTCTGAAGGATCCCGAGGAAACTGACGAAATACTAAAGAATATGAAGTAA
- the osi gene encoding electron transfer flavoprotein regulatory factor 1, which yields MSGLRSKVITLYKHLQYLGRDYPGLNGPQKFRKQIHDAFIKNKDERDPKKIVALLAQGRYLAKEVEALYSLKKYRSVKQRYSCNEMQSGNAN from the exons ATGTCAGGGCTGCGCTCCAAAGTTATCACTCTCTACAAGCAC TTACAATACCTGGGTCGTGACTACCCTGGCCTGAATGGGCCGCAAAAGTTTCGCAAGCAAATTCACGATGCATTCATAAAGAACAAGGATGAGCGCGATCCCAAGAAGATTGTCGCTCTGCTGGCACAGGGACGATATCTCGCCAAGGAGGTGGAGGCGTTGTACTCGCTGAAAAAATATCGCAGCGTTAAACAGCGCTACAGCTGCAATGAAATGCAAAGCGGAAATGCGAATTGA
- the HINT1 gene encoding adenosine 5'-monophosphoramidase HINT1, protein MFVSAGRNLSGLFRYRSISTTCARMASEVEKAQSAAASEDTIFGKILRKEIPCKFIYEDEKCVAFNDVAPQAPTHFLVIPRKPIAQLSTAEDGDADLLGHLMLVGRKVAKELGLEKGYRVVINNGQHGAQSVYHLHLHFLGGRQMQWPPG, encoded by the exons ATGTTCGTGTCCGCCGGCCGGAATTTAAGTGGGCTCTTTCG TTATCGCAGCATATCAACTACCTGCGCCAGAATGGCAAGTGAGGTAGAGAAGGCGCAGAGCGCAGCGGCATCCGAAGACACTATTTTTGGCAAGATTTTACGCAAGGAGATTCCATGCAAATTTATCTACGAAGACGAGAAG TGTGTGGCATTCAATGATGTTGCGCCCCAGGCGCCCACCCATTTTCTGGTAATACCGCGCAAGCCAATTGCGCAGCTTTCTACGGCCGAGGACGGAGACGCCGATCTCTTGGGCCATCTGATGCTGGTGGGCCGCAAAGTGGCCAAGGAACTGGGTCTGGAGAAGGGCTACCGCGTGGTCATTAATAACGGACAACATGGCGCCCAGTCCGTTTACCATTTACATTTGCACTTCCTGGGCGGCCGCCAAATGCAGTGGCCACCTGGGTAG
- the Syt1 gene encoding synaptotagmin 1 isoform X2 produces the protein MPPNAKSETEPEPAPVSSDEPAADLETANQKIEETTHHSKFRELEQQEQQAAESQRIAQVETTIAPKTTTEAEEAATTSVPVIKKIEHAGEVVTEAIAERTGLPTWGVVAIIILVFLVVFGIIFFCVRRFLKKRRTKDGKGKKGVDMKSVQLLGSAYKEKPDMEELTENAEEGDEEDKQSEQKLGRLNFKLEYDFNSNSLAVTVIQAEELPALDMGGTSDPYVKVYLLPDKKKKFETKVHRKTLSPVFNETFTFKSLPYADAMNKTLVFAIFDFDRFSKHDQIGEVKVPLCTIDLAQTIEEWRDLISVEGEGGQEKLGDICFSLRYVPTAGKLTVVILEAKNLKKMDVGGLSDPYVKIAIMQNGKRLKKKKTSIKKCTLNPYYNESFSFEVPFEQIQKICLVVTVVDYDRIGTSEPIGRCILGCMGTGTELRHWSDMLASPRRPIAQWHTLKDPEETDEILKNMK, from the exons ATGCCGCCAAATGCAAAATCGGAAACGGAGCCAGAGCCGGCGCCTGTGTCGAGTGACGAGCCGGCGGCCGATTTGGAGACGGCCAATCAGAAGATAGAAGAAACGACACATCACTCCAAGTTTCGGGAACTggagcagcaggaacagcaggCAGCCGAGAGTCAAAGAATTGCACAAGTGGAAACAACAATagcaccaaaaacaacaacagaggcTGAGG AAGCTGCTACCACCTCCGTGCCGGTCATCAAAAAGATTGAGCATGCTGGCGAAGTGGTCACCGAGGCGATTGCTGAACGCACTGGTTTGCCCACATGGGGCGTGGTGGCGATTATAATACTCGTATTCCTCGTCGTCTttggtattatatttttctgtgTGCGCAGATTCCTCAAGAAGCGAAGAACCAAAGATGGTAAGGGTAAGAAGGGTGTCGATATGAAATCGGTACAATTATTGGGATCGGCATATAAAGAGAAA CCTGATATGGAGGAACTCACCGAAAATGCCGAAGAAGGCGACGAAGAGGACAAGCAGAGCGAACAGAAGCTGGGGCGACTTAACTTCAAG CTTGAATACGACTTCAATTCGAACAGCTTGGCCGTAACCGTTATACAGGCCGAGGAGTTGCCCGCCTTGGACATGGGCGGTACCTCAGATCCCTATGTGAAGGTATATCTGTTGCCcgataagaagaagaagttcGAGACAAAGGTGCACCGCAAAACGTTGAGTCCGGTCTTCAATGAAACATTCACCTTCAAG AGTTTACCCTATGCTGATGCCATGAATAAGACGCTCGTATTCGCCATATTTGACTTTGACCGCTTCTCGAAACACGACCAAATCGGCGAGGTGAAGGTGCCGCTGTGTACCATCGACTTGGCACAAACCATTGAGGAATGGCGTGATCTGATCAGCGTTGAGGGTGAAGGTGGACAG gaaaagCTTGGTGACATTTGCTTCTCGCTGCGCTATGTGCCGACCGCTGGAAAGTTGACGGTTGTCATTCTCGAGGCCAAGAACTTGAAGAAAATGGACGTCGGTGGATTGTCTG aTCCATATGTGAAAATTGCAATCATGCAAAATGGCAAACGtttgaaaaagaagaagacaaGTATCAAAAAATGCACCCTCAACCCTTACTATAATGAGTCGTTCTCATTTGAAGTACCATTTGAACAAATACAA AAAATCTGTCTTGTTGTTACCGTTGTGGATTACGATCGTATTGGCACCTCTGAGCCCATTGGACGCTGTATACTTGGCTGCATGGGCACCGGCACCGAGTTGCGCCATTGGTCCGACATGCTGGCCTCCCCGCGTCGGCCCATAGCTCAATGGCATACTCTGAAGGATCCCGAGGAAACTGACGAAATACTAAAGAATATGAAGTAA
- the LOC6629037 gene encoding uncharacterized protein isoform X2: protein MAQQTIKHVSTARILLLGQAGVGKSRLTDLLARSVDTPTPSTRSVGDAWWNVQI, encoded by the exons ATGGCGCAACAAACAATCAAACACGTCTCCACAGCTCGCATATTGCTGCTCGGCCAAGCAG gCGTTGGTAAGTCCCGGCTGACAGATCTGCTGGCCAGAAGCGTTGACACGCCCACGCCCTCCACTAGGAGCGTCGGCGACGCTTGGTGGAACGTGCAG ATATGA
- the LOC6629037 gene encoding rab-like protein 3 isoform X1: MAQQTIKHVSTARILLLGQAGVGKSRLTDLLARSVDTPTPSTRSVGDAWWNVQVRLHEYPCNKGMPPTPEWTSSSSPSSSHSSERLGSSCKLFRRRAEAACDMIPYFVEFYDLKSSMRMPREHRNRLFRNIDGIILVYDLLDMSSHDNLHDLLYHPLRQICRHRHKRLRPILKRRHVPILVVGTKLDMLKTRRLRRSGGIAGQLGADEILLNCLDPDSLAEKSRNEGKLRKFLNNAVDFKQYFPARRY; this comes from the exons ATGGCGCAACAAACAATCAAACACGTCTCCACAGCTCGCATATTGCTGCTCGGCCAAGCAG gCGTTGGTAAGTCCCGGCTGACAGATCTGCTGGCCAGAAGCGTTGACACGCCCACGCCCTCCACTAGGAGCGTCGGCGACGCTTGGTGGAACGTGCAGGTACGCCTGCACGAGTATCCCTGTAATAAAGGGATGCCACCCACACCAGAGTGGACATCGTCCTCGTCGCCCAGCTCCTCGCACAGCTCCGAGCGCCTTGGCTCCTCGTGTAAGCTGTTTCGTCGCAGGGCGGAGGCCGCGTGTGACATGATCCCATATTTTGTGGAATTTTACGATTTAAAGAGCTCGATGCGAATGCCGCGCGAGCATAGGAATCGTCTCTTTCGCAACATCGATGGCATTATATTAGTGTACGATCTTTTAGATATGAGCTCGCATGACAATTTGCACGATTTGCTGTATCATCCACTGCGCCAGATCTGTCGGCATCGCCACAAGCGGCTCCGACCCATCTTAAAACGTCGCCACGTGCCCATCCTAGTGGTGGGTACCAAACTGGATATGTTGAAAACGCGCCGGCTACGTCGCTCGGGCGGCATTGCCGGCCAATTGGGTGCAGATGAGATATTACTTAATTGCTTGGACCCCGACAGCTTGGCCGAGAAATCTCGCAACGAGGGCAAACTGCGAAAATTTCTCAACAATGCCGTCGACTTCAAGCAATACTTTCCAGCCAGACGCTACTGA
- the LOC6629041 gene encoding uncharacterized protein, which yields MDLLRERHQIMVKRRRLKRMPINLQRKAIREARNLAGMQQRQPKRKKHAKSRTILDRLGTDFERAEHNAMLAASSQELRQILAEFEELADVPPDPTAAELLGQIAKAEGRATSIHVQRDGLSTLDIELHQRSPTIAQLKKAIATISCAQLKRRQREQRRGVAEDAAGRAEDSDRQQVVGSAGAEAMPRSSGELVNSALRNGHQHRALVSWRFLWRCFALFNVDTNQPIDDNVDNGRATLTALGIENGANLKFVHRVKYFGRRRQS from the exons ATGGATTTATTACGAGAACGTCATCAAATTATGGTTAAACGCAGAAGGTTGAAAAGAATGCCCATTAATTTGCAGAGGAAAGCAATTAGAGAGGCGCGCAACTTGGCGGGCATGCAACAGCGACAACCaaagcgcaaaaaacacgccaaaTCAAGGACAATTTTAGATCGCTTAGGAACTGATTTTGAGCGAGCCGAGCATAATGCGATGTTGGCTGCAAGCTCCCAAGAATTGCGGCAGATTTTGGCCGAGTTCGAAGAGCTGGCAGATGTGCCCCCTGATCCCACGGCAGCTGAACTTTTAGGCCAG ATTGCCAAAGCGGAGGGCCGTGCTACATCGATCCACGTGCAACGCGACGGACTTAGCACGCTCGACATTGAG CTCCATCAGCGCTCTCCGACGATTGCCCAACTGAAAAAAGCGATCGCCACGATCTCGTGCGCTCAACTGAAACGAAGACAACGCGAACAACGTCGTGGGGTAGCCGAAGACGCCGCTGGCCGGGCCGAAGATAGTGACCGACAACAGGTTGTGGGATCTGCTGGAGCTGAAGCCATGCCGCGCTCCAGTGGCGAATTAGTTAACTCGGCGCTGCGCAACGGGCACCAACATCGCGCGCTGGtctcttggcggtttctatggcgCTGCTTTGCACTGTTCAACGTGGATACCAATCAGCCGATCGATGACAACGTTGACAACGGACGCGCGACTCTAACGGCGCTGGGTATTGAGAACGGGGCTAACTTGAAGTTTGTGCATCGCGTCAAGTATTTCGGTCGCCGGCGGCAGAGctaa
- the Syt1 gene encoding synaptotagmin 1 isoform X1, with protein sequence MPPNAKSETEPEPAPVSSDEPAADLETANQKIEETTHHSKFRELEQQEQQAAESQRIAQVETTIAPKTTTEAEEAATTSVPVIKKIEHAGEVVTEAIAERTGLPTWGVVAIIILVFLVVFGIIFFCVRRFLKKRRTKDGKGKKGVDMKSVQLLGSAYKEKVQPDMEELTENAEEGDEEDKQSEQKLGRLNFKLEYDFNSNSLAVTVIQAEELPALDMGGTSDPYVKVYLLPDKKKKFETKVHRKTLSPVFNETFTFKSLPYADAMNKTLVFAIFDFDRFSKHDQIGEVKVPLCTIDLAQTIEEWRDLISVEGEGGQEKLGDICFSLRYVPTAGKLTVVILEAKNLKKMDVGGLSDPYVKIAIMQNGKRLKKKKTSIKKCTLNPYYNESFSFEVPFEQIQKICLVVTVVDYDRIGTSEPIGRCILGCMGTGTELRHWSDMLASPRRPIAQWHTLKDPEETDEILKNMK encoded by the exons ATGCCGCCAAATGCAAAATCGGAAACGGAGCCAGAGCCGGCGCCTGTGTCGAGTGACGAGCCGGCGGCCGATTTGGAGACGGCCAATCAGAAGATAGAAGAAACGACACATCACTCCAAGTTTCGGGAACTggagcagcaggaacagcaggCAGCCGAGAGTCAAAGAATTGCACAAGTGGAAACAACAATagcaccaaaaacaacaacagaggcTGAGG AAGCTGCTACCACCTCCGTGCCGGTCATCAAAAAGATTGAGCATGCTGGCGAAGTGGTCACCGAGGCGATTGCTGAACGCACTGGTTTGCCCACATGGGGCGTGGTGGCGATTATAATACTCGTATTCCTCGTCGTCTttggtattatatttttctgtgTGCGCAGATTCCTCAAGAAGCGAAGAACCAAAGATGGTAAGGGTAAGAAGGGTGTCGATATGAAATCGGTACAATTATTGGGATCGGCATATAAAGAGAAA GTTCAGCCTGATATGGAGGAACTCACCGAAAATGCCGAAGAAGGCGACGAAGAGGACAAGCAGAGCGAACAGAAGCTGGGGCGACTTAACTTCAAG CTTGAATACGACTTCAATTCGAACAGCTTGGCCGTAACCGTTATACAGGCCGAGGAGTTGCCCGCCTTGGACATGGGCGGTACCTCAGATCCCTATGTGAAGGTATATCTGTTGCCcgataagaagaagaagttcGAGACAAAGGTGCACCGCAAAACGTTGAGTCCGGTCTTCAATGAAACATTCACCTTCAAG AGTTTACCCTATGCTGATGCCATGAATAAGACGCTCGTATTCGCCATATTTGACTTTGACCGCTTCTCGAAACACGACCAAATCGGCGAGGTGAAGGTGCCGCTGTGTACCATCGACTTGGCACAAACCATTGAGGAATGGCGTGATCTGATCAGCGTTGAGGGTGAAGGTGGACAG gaaaagCTTGGTGACATTTGCTTCTCGCTGCGCTATGTGCCGACCGCTGGAAAGTTGACGGTTGTCATTCTCGAGGCCAAGAACTTGAAGAAAATGGACGTCGGTGGATTGTCTG aTCCATATGTGAAAATTGCAATCATGCAAAATGGCAAACGtttgaaaaagaagaagacaaGTATCAAAAAATGCACCCTCAACCCTTACTATAATGAGTCGTTCTCATTTGAAGTACCATTTGAACAAATACAA AAAATCTGTCTTGTTGTTACCGTTGTGGATTACGATCGTATTGGCACCTCTGAGCCCATTGGACGCTGTATACTTGGCTGCATGGGCACCGGCACCGAGTTGCGCCATTGGTCCGACATGCTGGCCTCCCCGCGTCGGCCCATAGCTCAATGGCATACTCTGAAGGATCCCGAGGAAACTGACGAAATACTAAAGAATATGAAGTAA